In a genomic window of Poecilia reticulata strain Guanapo linkage group LG22, Guppy_female_1.0+MT, whole genome shotgun sequence:
- the hivep2b gene encoding transcription factor HIVEP2 isoform X1 has translation MESLDATAGVKGAAEGQEKKIGQKKDTSEAVLRPSIKLESKGWHQDLEEVQSRGTCGFSEMSDSGKSPKFEDQFSQPQSTSHPDYEVSSCPLQPTKPFSFGRQKASAQSPGPGSQRKSPASAEVQQQCSHSGMDQLSEVTAKVEQKPQKPGKYVCDYCGRACAKPSVLKKHIRSHTGERPYPCVPCGFSFKTKSNLYKHRKSHAHSVKAGTVPLSELGPYNANIEQGSVEGEGELFSDAEQSTDTDEDTLNDPLLLLDSPMEGSDNTAVKVLNLIAQKKGATSMSGQDGSSQPQEINASPVTAEASRAIQSSTIKQRLALRLSEKKSGDSEQNLSLPSQSSKGSTDSGYFSRSESSEHQTGPPNTNAKSYQEIMFGKCYRPSPKQTSSYESGELSEKGSEKGVSRVFTQEKDAVESIKINTKSFLKEELKESQLDAGCDMGPLIRSNSMPTSSAVSLTMPQALRGSHSFDERASTGGMRRLKRQGAIELSGHDGHTEADSHGKISEATPSGLDMESYTALGLGTTQQKHAMELATRKRRKEKREEEDLVGQYESHHKQCEEMFESSKDYDIKQAAMGIMALGRGHLDRCDMDISMNPDISGRKNLGNVISVIQHTNSINRPQTDLSESFKYYSQRLETMSSLQAMEAIESFEMEHDNRLSQSVQLGPKLVRQTNIQVPEIRVTVEPDSPEKALEVPVKEPEKHVEEFQWPQRSETLAQFPPEKLPPKKKRLRLAEIEHSSGESSFESACTSLSRSPSQDSNLSYSSTFSFDREESLKSASPARQDEFGKSLELLAVPGCGHSLSVLSQRQQHEMRRSSSEQAPCNLHKEFPEARSISFDYGSLSPTSKVRHVDISVVKERRRGNLVRQESLNMDTEVTQVPSQVFPKYLGSTSPPFVAGTVLSQTLPIFSVGNTFPQLPNPSLVVPVRIQTHVPSFGSITYTSLSQIFDNQYDSISSTTSTRQLQSQTARLSGNLDSHNVYSKQPTADSLSVEALDLSSAKLKTGIPLSLTSRTISTTNASSGGANKRMLSPASSLDLFMEVKQQKRVKEERMFGQIVEELSAVELGKCHMSEETGRRSEMQVAPTHVTGDASRTSFIAHQTVTEPAESESAMESSSLETSSAPYANISGSKAKERMQMDVVAHLGTSQDILISGAEHSRLLSQFPSLRTTTGVSWCYLNYTKPSFSQGDAPFTSVYATWCVSSHNPNPLEVSTSIALALLRSRQRGDKVIYSVAAMCQPGTGKLVSSLILWRQTMEQLQRKPESKEVDITYGKKVKDISCRAKTAKEEWKEREASANPAVPTRIKIFEGGYKSNEDYVYVRGRGRGKYICEECGIRCKKPSMLKKHIRTHTDVRPYICRVCNFAFKTKGNLTKHMKSKAHMKKCLELGVSVTMDETDIQEHADNIQLESKTDVAATTKHQFSDAEDSEGMDEEADEIDEEDEEDDEYEGDSTPKLLSRSTSPQSCGVTSVSVTVSSAIHGCSLAALPGADVHQQSSGKRSSADNRFALPKEPREKSMDEDSLSMLPLDQTSLLFDPYSSYLLSPGWESPIREPSPSRLRYPSPRRELSPRGRSSPRWDSSPLRPGSPIFKSIQHPCPVSLERPMSPGTDIPGKRESSVRGRQRVVLRAVSPRRGSHQHKGGCDKTRHQAKMEMAQQQHAFEMDQRSGGLAPAQPPSAASSHHQNVLSHLPLHSQQQARSLLPVVPVGGLQMLHSPASPNTDVVGPSPASSPRSCSSREGSVHGPETGGDNVDGRQEKSPELPTGESRQEESVQTCLKAIASLKITIEDPH, from the exons ATGGAGTCACTCGACGCCACTGCAGGAGTGAAGGGTGCCGCCGAGGGTCAGGAAAAAAAGATTGGACAGAAAAAAGACACATCAGAAGCTGTCCTGAGACCTTCCATCAAATTGGAAAGCAAAGGGTGGCATCAGGACTTAGAAGAAGTTCAGAGCAGAGGCACATGTGGTTTTAGTGAAATGTCTGACTCAGGGAAATCTCCAAAATTTGAAGATCAGTTCTCACAACCTCAGTCCACAAGCCATCCAGACTATGAGGTGTCTTCATGTCCGCTGCAGCCTACAAAGCCCTTCTCTTTTGGGAGACAAAAAGCTTCAGCACAGTCGCCAGGACCTGGGAGTCAAAGGAAGTCGCCCGCTTCAGCCGAAGTTCAGCAACAGTGTTCCCATTCAGGGATGGACCAGCTGTCAGAAGTGACGGCTAAGGTGGAGCAGAAACCACAAAAGCCAGGAAAGTATGTCTGCGACTACTGTGGCAGGGCATGTGCCAAACCCAGCGTTCTTAAGAAACATATTCGCTCACACACCGGCGAACGGCCCTACCCATGTGTTCCCTGCGGGTTCTCCTTCAAAACCAAGAGTAACCTGTACAAACACAGAAAGTCCCATGCTCACTCAGTCAAAGCTGGAACGGTGCCATTATCAGAGCTTGGGCCTTACAATGCCAACATTGAGCAGGGGTCTGTTGAAGGGGAAGGAGAGTTATTCTCTGATGCTGAGCAAAGCACGGACACGGACGAGGACACTCTTAATGacccactgctgctgctggactcTCCAATGGAGGGATCAGATAACACTGCTGTAAAAGTGCTAAATCTCATTGCTCAGAAAAAGGGAGCCACGTCAATGTCAGGTCAGGATGGTTCCTCCCAACCCCAAGAAATCAATGCGTCTCCCGTCACAGCCGAGGCCAGCCGTGCAATCCAATCTTCCACTATCAAGCAGAGGCTCGCGCTTCGGCtgtcagaaaagaaaagtggcGATTCGGAGCAAAATCTGTCCCTTCCAAGTCAATCCAGCAAGGGCAGCACAGACTCGGGCTACTTCTCGCGCTCCGAGAGTTCGGAGCATCAGACCGGTCCTCCAAACACTAACGCAAAGTCCTACCAAGAAATCATGTTTGGGAAGTGTTATCGGCCAAGCCCTAAGCAGACGTCGTCTTATGAATCTGGGGAACTTTCTGAGAAAGGCTCTGAGAAAGGTGTGTCCCGTGTTTTCACTcaagaaaaagatgcagttgagtcaatcaaaataaacaccaaatcGTTTTTAAAGGAGGAGCTAAAAGAGTCGCAGTTAGACGCCGGCTGTGACATGGGGCCTCTGATCCGAAGCAACTCGATGCCAACATCTTCAGCCGTGAGTCTGACTATGCCACAAGCCCTTCGAGGCAGCCATTCATTTGATGAAAGGGCAAGCACAGGGGGCATGAGGAGACTAAAACGTCAAGGTGCCATCGAGCTGTCTGGGCACGATGGTCACACCGAAGCTGATAGTCATGGAAAAATTAGTGAGGCTACTCCCTCTGGGTTGGACATGGAAAGCTACACCGCTTTGGGACTTGGTACAACTCAGCAGAAACATGCAATGGAACTGGCGACACGAAAGCGTCGCAAAGagaagagggaggaagaggactTGGTAGGGCAATATGAGAGCCATCATAAGCAGTGTGAGGAAATGTTTGAGTCAAGCAAAGACTACGATATAAAACAAGCTGCAATGGGAATAATGGCTTTAGGTAGGGGACATTTGGACAGGTGTGACATGGACATATCAATGAATCCTGACATATCAGGCCGAAAAAACCTGGGGAATGTAATTTCAGTTATCCAACACACAAACTCAATAAACAGGCCTCAAACGGACCTGTCAGAGTCTTTCAAATATTACAGTCAACGACTGGAAACCATGTCGTCATTACAAGCAATGGAGGCCATTGAATCGTTTGAAATGGAACATGACAACAGATTAAGCCAGTCAGTTCAGCTGGGGCCCAAACTTGTGCGGCAGACAAATATACAAGTCCCAGAAATCAGGGTCACAGTGGAGCCTGACAGTCCAGAAAAAGCTTTGGAAGTGCCAGTGAAAGAGCCAGAGAAGCACGTGGAGGAGTTTCAGTGGCCTCAAAGAAGCGAAACCTTAGCACAATTCCCTCCAGAAAAGCTCCCTCCAAAGAAGAAACGACTTCGCCTGGCTGAAATTGAGCACTCCTCTGGTGAATCAAGCTTCGAGTCTGCTTGCACTAGTCTGTCGCGCAGCCCTAGCCAGGACAGCAACTTATCCTATAGCTCCACATTTTCCTTTGACAGAGAGGAGAGCTTAAAATCAGCCTCTCCAGCCAGGCAAGATGAATTTGGCAAATCTCTGGAGCTTTTAGCTGTGCCAGGGTGTGGGCACTCCCTCTCTGTGCTCAGCCAGCGTCAGCAGCATGAAATGAGACGCTCCTCCTCAGAGCAGGCGCCATGCAACTTGCACAAGGAGTTCCCAGAGGCTCGCAGCATATCATTTGACTATGGCAGCCTCTCTCCAACCTCCAAAGTTAGACACGTGGACATCAGCGTTGTAAAGGAGAGAAGGAGGGGAAACTTGGTGCGACAGGAGTCGCTGAATATGGATACTGAAGTTACACAAGTCCCTTCACAAGTGTTTCCAAAGTACCTCGGCAGCACCTCCCCTCCATTTGTGGCAGGCACTGTCCTGTCACAGACTTTGCCAATATTTTCTGTTGGGAACACATTTCCCCAGCTGCCCAATCCCAGCCTAGTTGTTCCTGTTAGAATTCAGACACATGTGCCGTCCTTTGGCAGTATCACATACACGTCTTTATCACAGATCTTTGACAATCAGTATGACAGTATTAGCTCCACAACGTCCACCCGCCAACTGCAGAGTCAAACTGCACGCTTATCTGGAAATCTCGATTCTCACAATGTGTACTCAAAGCAGCCCACAGCTGACAGCCTCAGTGTTGAGGCCCTGGATTTGTCATCAGCTAAGCTAAAGACAGGCATCCCTCTGTCTCTGACCTCCAGAACTATATCAACTACTAATGCCTCGAGTGGGGGAGCAAACAAGCGGATGCTTTCCCCCGCCAGTAGCTTGGACCTATTCATGGAGGTGAAGCAGCAAAAGCGAGTCAAGGAGGAGAGGATGTTTGGGCAAATCGTCGAGGAGCTGAGTGCCGTGGAGTTGGGGAAATGCCATATGAGTGAAGAGACAGGGCGGAGGTCAGAGATGCAGGTTGCACCGACGCACGTTACGGGTGATGCAAGCAGGACTTCATTTATTGCACATCAAACAGTGACTGAGCCCGCTGAATCTGAGAGCGCTATGGAGAGTAGCTCCCTGGAAACAAGCTCGGCCCCTTACGCCAACATATCAGGCAGCAAAGCAAAGGAACGCATGCAGATGGATGTTGTGGCACATCTGGGTACCAGTCAAGACATCCTGATCTCAGGCGCAGAGCATTCAAGACTCTTATCTCAGTTTCCGAGCCTTCGCACGACAACGGGCGTGAGCTGGTGTTACCTGAACTACACAAAGCCGAGTTTCTCGCAGGGCGATGCCCCCTTCACCTCCGTGTACGCTACATGGTGTGTGAGCTCCCACAATCCAAACCCCCTAGAAGTGAGTACCAGCATTGCTCTGGCTCTGCTACGGTCCAGACAGAGAGGAGACAAGGTTATATACTCCGTAGCTGCAATGTGCCAGCCTGGCACGGGGAAACTAGTTTCATCCCTCATCCTCTGGAGACAGACCATGGAACAG ctgcagaggaaaccgGAGTCCAAAGAGGTGGACATCACCTACGGGAAGAAGGTGAAAGACATCAGCTGCAGAGCCAAAACAGCCAAGGAGGAATGGAAAGAGAGGGAGGCCTCCGCAAACCCGGCAGTGCCAACACGAATTAAGATCTTCGAGGGAGG GTACAAGTCCAATGAAGACTATGTGTACGTCAGAGGTCGAGGTCGGGGGAAATACATTTGTGAGGAGTGTGGCATTCGCTGTAAGAAGCCAAGCATGCTTAAGAAGCACATCCGGACCCACACAGATGTGCGACCCTACATCTGCAGGGTTTGCAACTTTGCCTTCAAAACCAAAG GAAACCTGACTAAACATATGAAGTCAAAGGCACACATGAAGAAATGTCTTGAACTGGGAGTTTCAGTGACAATGGATGAGACAGACATACAAGAACATG CAGACAATATCCAACTAGAATCCAAGACAGATGTGGCAGCAACCACCAAGCATCAGTTCTCAGATGCTGAGGACTCTGAAGGAATGGATGAGGAGGCCGATGAAATAGAcgaagaagatgaagaggacGATGAGTACGAGGGGGATTCCACCCCAAAGCTGCTTTCGAGAAGTACGAGTCCTCAGTCGTGCGGAGTGACCTCGGTGTCCGTTACTGTCAGCTCTGCCATCCACGGCTGCTCGCTGGCTGCTCTGCCCGGCGCGGACGTTCATCAGCAATCCTCTGGCAAGCGCTCGAGTGCGGATAATCGTTTCGCCCTGCCAAAAGAGCCGAGAGAGAAGTCTATGGATGAAGACTCTCTGAGCATGCTGCCACTGGACCAGACCAGTCTCCTTTTCGACCCGTACTCTTCTTATCTGCTGTCTCCTGGCTGGGAATCTCCCATCAGGGAACCTTCTCCCTCACGGCTACGATATCCGTCCCCAAGGCGGGAGCTGTCCCCACGGGGACGGTCTTCACCGAGGTGGGACTCCTCACCACTCAGGCCTGGGTCACCCATCTTCAAATCCATCCAACACCCCTGCCCAGTCTCGTTGGAGCGACCAATGTCTCCTGGGACAGACATACCTGGAAAGCGAGAATCGTCCGTGAGGGGCAGGCAGAGGGTTGTGCTGAGGGCGGTGTCTCCGCGCAGAGGTTCACACCAACATAAAGGTGGCTGTGATAAAACCAGACACCAGGCAAAGATGGAGATGGCTCAGCAACAACATGCTTTTGAAATG GATCAAAGGAGCGGCGGCTTGGCTCCCGCTCAGCCGCCCAGCGCTGCCAGTTCTCATCACCAGAACGTCCTCAGCCACCTCCCTCTTCACTCCCAGCAGCAAGCACGCTCTTTGCTCCCCGTCGTTCCTGTCGGAGGGCTCCAGATGTTGCACTCCCCGGCTTCGCCCAACACCGACGTTGTCGGCCCCTCCCCGGCATCCAGCCCccggagctgcagcagcagggaggGATCCGTGCACGGGCCTGAGACGGGAGGAGACAACGTTGACGGCCGCCAGGAGAAAAGTCCTGAGCTCCCCACCGGGGAGAGCAGACAGGAAGAGAGCGTCCAGACCTGTCTGAAAGCCATTGCCTCGCTGAAGATTACTATAGAAGATCCTCATTAA
- the hivep2b gene encoding transcription factor HIVEP2 isoform X2, translating into MESLDATAGVKGAAEGQEKKIGQKKDTSEAVLRPSIKLESKGWHQDLEEVQSRGTCGFSEMSDSGKSPKFEDQFSQPQSTSHPDYEVSSCPLQPTKPFSFGRQKASAQSPGPGSQRKSPASAEVQQQCSHSGMDQLSEVTAKVEQKPQKPGKYVCDYCGRACAKPSVLKKHIRSHTGERPYPCVPCGFSFKTKSNLYKHRKSHAHSVKAGTVPLSELGPYNANIEQGSVEGEGELFSDAEQSTDTDEDTLNDPLLLLDSPMEGSDNTAVKVLNLIAQKKGATSMSGQDGSSQPQEINASPVTAEASRAIQSSTIKQRLALRLSEKKSGDSEQNLSLPSQSSKGSTDSGYFSRSESSEHQTGPPNTNAKSYQEIMFGKCYRPSPKQTSSYESGELSEKGSEKGVSRVFTQEKDAVESIKINTKSFLKEELKESQLDAGCDMGPLIRSNSMPTSSAVSLTMPQALRGSHSFDERASTGGMRRLKRQGAIELSGHDGHTEADSHGKISEATPSGLDMESYTALGLGTTQQKHAMELATRKRRKEKREEEDLVGQYESHHKQCEEMFESSKDYDIKQAAMGIMALGRGHLDRCDMDISMNPDISGRKNLGNVISVIQHTNSINRPQTDLSESFKYYSQRLETMSSLQAMEAIESFEMEHDNRLSQSVQLGPKLVRQTNIQVPEIRVTVEPDSPEKALEVPVKEPEKHVEEFQWPQRSETLAQFPPEKLPPKKKRLRLAEIEHSSGESSFESACTSLSRSPSQDSNLSYSSTFSFDREESLKSASPARQDEFGKSLELLAVPGCGHSLSVLSQRQQHEMRRSSSEQAPCNLHKEFPEARSISFDYGSLSPTSKVRHVDISVVKERRRGNLVRQESLNMDTEVTQVPSQVFPKYLGSTSPPFVAGTVLSQTLPIFSVGNTFPQLPNPSLVVPVRIQTHVPSFGSITYTSLSQIFDNQYDSISSTTSTRQLQSQTARLSGNLDSHNVYSKQPTADSLSVEALDLSSAKLKTGIPLSLTSRTISTTNASSGGANKRMLSPASSLDLFMEVKQQKRVKEERMFGQIVEELSAVELGKCHMSEETGRRSEMQVAPTHVTGDASRTSFIAHQTVTEPAESESAMESSSLETSSAPYANISGSKAKERMQMDVVAHLGTSQDILISGAEHSRLLSQFPSLRTTTGVSWCYLNYTKPSFSQGDAPFTSVYATWCVSSHNPNPLEVSTSIALALLRSRQRGDKVIYSVAAMCQPGTGKLVSSLILWRQTMEQLQRKPESKEVDITYGKKVKDISCRAKTAKEEWKEREASANPAVPTRIKIFEGGYKSNEDYVYVRGRGRGKYICEECGIRCKKPSMLKKHIRTHTDVRPYICRVCNFAFKTKGNLTKHMKSKAHMKKCLELGVSVTMDETDIQEHDNIQLESKTDVAATTKHQFSDAEDSEGMDEEADEIDEEDEEDDEYEGDSTPKLLSRSTSPQSCGVTSVSVTVSSAIHGCSLAALPGADVHQQSSGKRSSADNRFALPKEPREKSMDEDSLSMLPLDQTSLLFDPYSSYLLSPGWESPIREPSPSRLRYPSPRRELSPRGRSSPRWDSSPLRPGSPIFKSIQHPCPVSLERPMSPGTDIPGKRESSVRGRQRVVLRAVSPRRGSHQHKGGCDKTRHQAKMEMAQQQHAFEMDQRSGGLAPAQPPSAASSHHQNVLSHLPLHSQQQARSLLPVVPVGGLQMLHSPASPNTDVVGPSPASSPRSCSSREGSVHGPETGGDNVDGRQEKSPELPTGESRQEESVQTCLKAIASLKITIEDPH; encoded by the exons ATGGAGTCACTCGACGCCACTGCAGGAGTGAAGGGTGCCGCCGAGGGTCAGGAAAAAAAGATTGGACAGAAAAAAGACACATCAGAAGCTGTCCTGAGACCTTCCATCAAATTGGAAAGCAAAGGGTGGCATCAGGACTTAGAAGAAGTTCAGAGCAGAGGCACATGTGGTTTTAGTGAAATGTCTGACTCAGGGAAATCTCCAAAATTTGAAGATCAGTTCTCACAACCTCAGTCCACAAGCCATCCAGACTATGAGGTGTCTTCATGTCCGCTGCAGCCTACAAAGCCCTTCTCTTTTGGGAGACAAAAAGCTTCAGCACAGTCGCCAGGACCTGGGAGTCAAAGGAAGTCGCCCGCTTCAGCCGAAGTTCAGCAACAGTGTTCCCATTCAGGGATGGACCAGCTGTCAGAAGTGACGGCTAAGGTGGAGCAGAAACCACAAAAGCCAGGAAAGTATGTCTGCGACTACTGTGGCAGGGCATGTGCCAAACCCAGCGTTCTTAAGAAACATATTCGCTCACACACCGGCGAACGGCCCTACCCATGTGTTCCCTGCGGGTTCTCCTTCAAAACCAAGAGTAACCTGTACAAACACAGAAAGTCCCATGCTCACTCAGTCAAAGCTGGAACGGTGCCATTATCAGAGCTTGGGCCTTACAATGCCAACATTGAGCAGGGGTCTGTTGAAGGGGAAGGAGAGTTATTCTCTGATGCTGAGCAAAGCACGGACACGGACGAGGACACTCTTAATGacccactgctgctgctggactcTCCAATGGAGGGATCAGATAACACTGCTGTAAAAGTGCTAAATCTCATTGCTCAGAAAAAGGGAGCCACGTCAATGTCAGGTCAGGATGGTTCCTCCCAACCCCAAGAAATCAATGCGTCTCCCGTCACAGCCGAGGCCAGCCGTGCAATCCAATCTTCCACTATCAAGCAGAGGCTCGCGCTTCGGCtgtcagaaaagaaaagtggcGATTCGGAGCAAAATCTGTCCCTTCCAAGTCAATCCAGCAAGGGCAGCACAGACTCGGGCTACTTCTCGCGCTCCGAGAGTTCGGAGCATCAGACCGGTCCTCCAAACACTAACGCAAAGTCCTACCAAGAAATCATGTTTGGGAAGTGTTATCGGCCAAGCCCTAAGCAGACGTCGTCTTATGAATCTGGGGAACTTTCTGAGAAAGGCTCTGAGAAAGGTGTGTCCCGTGTTTTCACTcaagaaaaagatgcagttgagtcaatcaaaataaacaccaaatcGTTTTTAAAGGAGGAGCTAAAAGAGTCGCAGTTAGACGCCGGCTGTGACATGGGGCCTCTGATCCGAAGCAACTCGATGCCAACATCTTCAGCCGTGAGTCTGACTATGCCACAAGCCCTTCGAGGCAGCCATTCATTTGATGAAAGGGCAAGCACAGGGGGCATGAGGAGACTAAAACGTCAAGGTGCCATCGAGCTGTCTGGGCACGATGGTCACACCGAAGCTGATAGTCATGGAAAAATTAGTGAGGCTACTCCCTCTGGGTTGGACATGGAAAGCTACACCGCTTTGGGACTTGGTACAACTCAGCAGAAACATGCAATGGAACTGGCGACACGAAAGCGTCGCAAAGagaagagggaggaagaggactTGGTAGGGCAATATGAGAGCCATCATAAGCAGTGTGAGGAAATGTTTGAGTCAAGCAAAGACTACGATATAAAACAAGCTGCAATGGGAATAATGGCTTTAGGTAGGGGACATTTGGACAGGTGTGACATGGACATATCAATGAATCCTGACATATCAGGCCGAAAAAACCTGGGGAATGTAATTTCAGTTATCCAACACACAAACTCAATAAACAGGCCTCAAACGGACCTGTCAGAGTCTTTCAAATATTACAGTCAACGACTGGAAACCATGTCGTCATTACAAGCAATGGAGGCCATTGAATCGTTTGAAATGGAACATGACAACAGATTAAGCCAGTCAGTTCAGCTGGGGCCCAAACTTGTGCGGCAGACAAATATACAAGTCCCAGAAATCAGGGTCACAGTGGAGCCTGACAGTCCAGAAAAAGCTTTGGAAGTGCCAGTGAAAGAGCCAGAGAAGCACGTGGAGGAGTTTCAGTGGCCTCAAAGAAGCGAAACCTTAGCACAATTCCCTCCAGAAAAGCTCCCTCCAAAGAAGAAACGACTTCGCCTGGCTGAAATTGAGCACTCCTCTGGTGAATCAAGCTTCGAGTCTGCTTGCACTAGTCTGTCGCGCAGCCCTAGCCAGGACAGCAACTTATCCTATAGCTCCACATTTTCCTTTGACAGAGAGGAGAGCTTAAAATCAGCCTCTCCAGCCAGGCAAGATGAATTTGGCAAATCTCTGGAGCTTTTAGCTGTGCCAGGGTGTGGGCACTCCCTCTCTGTGCTCAGCCAGCGTCAGCAGCATGAAATGAGACGCTCCTCCTCAGAGCAGGCGCCATGCAACTTGCACAAGGAGTTCCCAGAGGCTCGCAGCATATCATTTGACTATGGCAGCCTCTCTCCAACCTCCAAAGTTAGACACGTGGACATCAGCGTTGTAAAGGAGAGAAGGAGGGGAAACTTGGTGCGACAGGAGTCGCTGAATATGGATACTGAAGTTACACAAGTCCCTTCACAAGTGTTTCCAAAGTACCTCGGCAGCACCTCCCCTCCATTTGTGGCAGGCACTGTCCTGTCACAGACTTTGCCAATATTTTCTGTTGGGAACACATTTCCCCAGCTGCCCAATCCCAGCCTAGTTGTTCCTGTTAGAATTCAGACACATGTGCCGTCCTTTGGCAGTATCACATACACGTCTTTATCACAGATCTTTGACAATCAGTATGACAGTATTAGCTCCACAACGTCCACCCGCCAACTGCAGAGTCAAACTGCACGCTTATCTGGAAATCTCGATTCTCACAATGTGTACTCAAAGCAGCCCACAGCTGACAGCCTCAGTGTTGAGGCCCTGGATTTGTCATCAGCTAAGCTAAAGACAGGCATCCCTCTGTCTCTGACCTCCAGAACTATATCAACTACTAATGCCTCGAGTGGGGGAGCAAACAAGCGGATGCTTTCCCCCGCCAGTAGCTTGGACCTATTCATGGAGGTGAAGCAGCAAAAGCGAGTCAAGGAGGAGAGGATGTTTGGGCAAATCGTCGAGGAGCTGAGTGCCGTGGAGTTGGGGAAATGCCATATGAGTGAAGAGACAGGGCGGAGGTCAGAGATGCAGGTTGCACCGACGCACGTTACGGGTGATGCAAGCAGGACTTCATTTATTGCACATCAAACAGTGACTGAGCCCGCTGAATCTGAGAGCGCTATGGAGAGTAGCTCCCTGGAAACAAGCTCGGCCCCTTACGCCAACATATCAGGCAGCAAAGCAAAGGAACGCATGCAGATGGATGTTGTGGCACATCTGGGTACCAGTCAAGACATCCTGATCTCAGGCGCAGAGCATTCAAGACTCTTATCTCAGTTTCCGAGCCTTCGCACGACAACGGGCGTGAGCTGGTGTTACCTGAACTACACAAAGCCGAGTTTCTCGCAGGGCGATGCCCCCTTCACCTCCGTGTACGCTACATGGTGTGTGAGCTCCCACAATCCAAACCCCCTAGAAGTGAGTACCAGCATTGCTCTGGCTCTGCTACGGTCCAGACAGAGAGGAGACAAGGTTATATACTCCGTAGCTGCAATGTGCCAGCCTGGCACGGGGAAACTAGTTTCATCCCTCATCCTCTGGAGACAGACCATGGAACAG ctgcagaggaaaccgGAGTCCAAAGAGGTGGACATCACCTACGGGAAGAAGGTGAAAGACATCAGCTGCAGAGCCAAAACAGCCAAGGAGGAATGGAAAGAGAGGGAGGCCTCCGCAAACCCGGCAGTGCCAACACGAATTAAGATCTTCGAGGGAGG GTACAAGTCCAATGAAGACTATGTGTACGTCAGAGGTCGAGGTCGGGGGAAATACATTTGTGAGGAGTGTGGCATTCGCTGTAAGAAGCCAAGCATGCTTAAGAAGCACATCCGGACCCACACAGATGTGCGACCCTACATCTGCAGGGTTTGCAACTTTGCCTTCAAAACCAAAG GAAACCTGACTAAACATATGAAGTCAAAGGCACACATGAAGAAATGTCTTGAACTGGGAGTTTCAGTGACAATGGATGAGACAGACATACAAGAACATG ACAATATCCAACTAGAATCCAAGACAGATGTGGCAGCAACCACCAAGCATCAGTTCTCAGATGCTGAGGACTCTGAAGGAATGGATGAGGAGGCCGATGAAATAGAcgaagaagatgaagaggacGATGAGTACGAGGGGGATTCCACCCCAAAGCTGCTTTCGAGAAGTACGAGTCCTCAGTCGTGCGGAGTGACCTCGGTGTCCGTTACTGTCAGCTCTGCCATCCACGGCTGCTCGCTGGCTGCTCTGCCCGGCGCGGACGTTCATCAGCAATCCTCTGGCAAGCGCTCGAGTGCGGATAATCGTTTCGCCCTGCCAAAAGAGCCGAGAGAGAAGTCTATGGATGAAGACTCTCTGAGCATGCTGCCACTGGACCAGACCAGTCTCCTTTTCGACCCGTACTCTTCTTATCTGCTGTCTCCTGGCTGGGAATCTCCCATCAGGGAACCTTCTCCCTCACGGCTACGATATCCGTCCCCAAGGCGGGAGCTGTCCCCACGGGGACGGTCTTCACCGAGGTGGGACTCCTCACCACTCAGGCCTGGGTCACCCATCTTCAAATCCATCCAACACCCCTGCCCAGTCTCGTTGGAGCGACCAATGTCTCCTGGGACAGACATACCTGGAAAGCGAGAATCGTCCGTGAGGGGCAGGCAGAGGGTTGTGCTGAGGGCGGTGTCTCCGCGCAGAGGTTCACACCAACATAAAGGTGGCTGTGATAAAACCAGACACCAGGCAAAGATGGAGATGGCTCAGCAACAACATGCTTTTGAAATG GATCAAAGGAGCGGCGGCTTGGCTCCCGCTCAGCCGCCCAGCGCTGCCAGTTCTCATCACCAGAACGTCCTCAGCCACCTCCCTCTTCACTCCCAGCAGCAAGCACGCTCTTTGCTCCCCGTCGTTCCTGTCGGAGGGCTCCAGATGTTGCACTCCCCGGCTTCGCCCAACACCGACGTTGTCGGCCCCTCCCCGGCATCCAGCCCccggagctgcagcagcagggaggGATCCGTGCACGGGCCTGAGACGGGAGGAGACAACGTTGACGGCCGCCAGGAGAAAAGTCCTGAGCTCCCCACCGGGGAGAGCAGACAGGAAGAGAGCGTCCAGACCTGTCTGAAAGCCATTGCCTCGCTGAAGATTACTATAGAAGATCCTCATTAA